One region of Armigeres subalbatus isolate Guangzhou_Male chromosome 3, GZ_Asu_2, whole genome shotgun sequence genomic DNA includes:
- the LOC134221248 gene encoding SET domain-containing protein SmydA-8 isoform X2 — MGPWAASDPVCLGCYKRFAKDSRIIKCTGCGWRICSPTCSGLSANEPHKKLECIPLKEHNVGNLFETGSAEQIKLMYEAIFALRCLLLKKIDPERYAMLLEMEPLNELRQQISSLWKRNQELIVNRIRDEWKFDEFTDSEIHTACGIIEVNSFQIGQDDVFARALYPEAFYIMHDCTPNTTHTDDPKSRVLSIRLTNDLKAGDPITLSYSYTLQGTLKRRQHLFESKFFWCQCKRCSDPTEFGTNCSSIKCTKCPKGYILATDPLNQDADWKCKTCSHSMSAKIIVQLLDRLFKEMDTIDGNSVDLYEQFNTKYQNTLHPNHYLFLSTKHSLCQLYGKISGYLISEMSLQQIKHKEKICRDLLSVVDTYEPGMSRLRGVIMYELHAPIMIQIKYQSESGQINPNQLRRMLTEVMHLLKQSAQILSFEPSGSQEHEMAVAARDALLNMQS; from the exons ATGGGCCCTTGGGCTGCTAGCGATCCTGTCTGTCTTGGCTGTTACAAACGTTTCGCGAAGGATTCCCGAATTATAAA ATGTACTGGCTGTGGTTGGCgtatttgctctccaacctgcAGCGGTCTTTCCGCCAATGAGCCCCACAAAAAACTGGAATGTATTCCCCTAAAAGAGCACAACGTGGGTAATCTTTTCGAAACGGGCTCCGCTGAGCAAATAAAACTAATGTACGAAGCTATTTTTGCCCTACGCTGTCTGCTGCTGAAGAAGATTGACCCGGAACGATACGCTATGCTACTGGAAATGGAACCCCTAAACGAACTGCGGCAGCAAATATCTTCGCTGTGGAAACGCAATCAAGAATTGATAGTGAATCGGATTCGTGATGAGTGGAAGTTCGACGAATTTACCGATAGTGAAATCCACACCGCGTGTGGTATAATCGAGGTCAATTCGTTCCAGATTGGGCAGGACGATGTCTTTGCTCGAGCCCTGTATCCGGAAGCGTTTTACATCATGCACGATTGCACTCCGAACACCACCCACACAGACGATCCGAAATCTCGTGTGCTATCGATAAGGCTGACCAACGACCTGAAGGCAGGCGATCCAATTACACTTTCCTATTCATACACCCTGCAAGGAACGCTAAAACGAAGGCAGCATTTGTTCGAGAGCAAGTTTTTCTGGTGCCAATGTAAACGATGCTCTGACCCTACCGAGTTTGGTACGAATTGCAGCTCCATTAAATGCACCAAATGCCCTAAAGGTTACATTCTCGCAACCGATCCACTCAATCAAGACGCGGATTGGAAATGCAAAACTTGCTCTCATAGCATGTCAGCCAAAATCATTGTTCAGCTTCTGGACAGACTTTTCAAAGAAATGGATACCATTGATGGGAACAGCGTCGACTTGTACGAACAATTCAACACCAAATATCAGAACACCTTACATCCCAACCATTACCTCTTTCTATCGACAAAGCATTCACTTTGCCAATTGTATGGTAAAATCTCCGGTTATCTCATATCCGAAATGAGTCTGCAACAAATAAAACACAAGGAAAAAATATGTCGCGATCTTCTTTCGGTGGTTGATACCTACGAGCCGGGAATGAGTCGTCTGAGGGGAGTCATCATGTACGAGTTACATGCACCAATCATGATCCAGATAAAATACCAATCGGAATCCGGCCAAATCAACCCAAATCAACTGAGAAGGATGCTCACTGAAGTGATGCATCTTCTCAAACAAAGTGCCCAAATTCTTTCGTTCGAACCTTCAGGATCTCAAGAACACGAAATGGCTGTGGCTGCACGTGACGCTCTCTTAAACATGCAATCATAG
- the LOC134221248 gene encoding SET domain-containing protein SmydA-8 isoform X1: protein MPANCKKKKHRKHKSQNRQHASSDTEDESGKSNSKQGPSASASEEINNNKPYAVRYSDTWGRFLVAARNLKAGEQIIKVEPLAMGPWAASDPVCLGCYKRFAKDSRIIKCTGCGWRICSPTCSGLSANEPHKKLECIPLKEHNVGNLFETGSAEQIKLMYEAIFALRCLLLKKIDPERYAMLLEMEPLNELRQQISSLWKRNQELIVNRIRDEWKFDEFTDSEIHTACGIIEVNSFQIGQDDVFARALYPEAFYIMHDCTPNTTHTDDPKSRVLSIRLTNDLKAGDPITLSYSYTLQGTLKRRQHLFESKFFWCQCKRCSDPTEFGTNCSSIKCTKCPKGYILATDPLNQDADWKCKTCSHSMSAKIIVQLLDRLFKEMDTIDGNSVDLYEQFNTKYQNTLHPNHYLFLSTKHSLCQLYGKISGYLISEMSLQQIKHKEKICRDLLSVVDTYEPGMSRLRGVIMYELHAPIMIQIKYQSESGQINPNQLRRMLTEVMHLLKQSAQILSFEPSGSQEHEMAVAARDALLNMQS, encoded by the exons AAACACCGGAAACACAAAAGTCAAAATCGCCAGCATGCATCAAGCGACACGGAGGATGAATCAGGCAAAAGCAACAGCAAACAAGGCCCATCAGCTTCAGCCTCAGAGGAGATCAATAATAACAAGCCATATGCCGTGCGATATTCAGATACTTGGGGTCG ATTTTTAGTGGCAGCCCGAAATCTCAAAGCTGGTGAACAAATCATCAAGGTGGAGCCTTTGGCCATGGGCCCTTGGGCTGCTAGCGATCCTGTCTGTCTTGGCTGTTACAAACGTTTCGCGAAGGATTCCCGAATTATAAA ATGTACTGGCTGTGGTTGGCgtatttgctctccaacctgcAGCGGTCTTTCCGCCAATGAGCCCCACAAAAAACTGGAATGTATTCCCCTAAAAGAGCACAACGTGGGTAATCTTTTCGAAACGGGCTCCGCTGAGCAAATAAAACTAATGTACGAAGCTATTTTTGCCCTACGCTGTCTGCTGCTGAAGAAGATTGACCCGGAACGATACGCTATGCTACTGGAAATGGAACCCCTAAACGAACTGCGGCAGCAAATATCTTCGCTGTGGAAACGCAATCAAGAATTGATAGTGAATCGGATTCGTGATGAGTGGAAGTTCGACGAATTTACCGATAGTGAAATCCACACCGCGTGTGGTATAATCGAGGTCAATTCGTTCCAGATTGGGCAGGACGATGTCTTTGCTCGAGCCCTGTATCCGGAAGCGTTTTACATCATGCACGATTGCACTCCGAACACCACCCACACAGACGATCCGAAATCTCGTGTGCTATCGATAAGGCTGACCAACGACCTGAAGGCAGGCGATCCAATTACACTTTCCTATTCATACACCCTGCAAGGAACGCTAAAACGAAGGCAGCATTTGTTCGAGAGCAAGTTTTTCTGGTGCCAATGTAAACGATGCTCTGACCCTACCGAGTTTGGTACGAATTGCAGCTCCATTAAATGCACCAAATGCCCTAAAGGTTACATTCTCGCAACCGATCCACTCAATCAAGACGCGGATTGGAAATGCAAAACTTGCTCTCATAGCATGTCAGCCAAAATCATTGTTCAGCTTCTGGACAGACTTTTCAAAGAAATGGATACCATTGATGGGAACAGCGTCGACTTGTACGAACAATTCAACACCAAATATCAGAACACCTTACATCCCAACCATTACCTCTTTCTATCGACAAAGCATTCACTTTGCCAATTGTATGGTAAAATCTCCGGTTATCTCATATCCGAAATGAGTCTGCAACAAATAAAACACAAGGAAAAAATATGTCGCGATCTTCTTTCGGTGGTTGATACCTACGAGCCGGGAATGAGTCGTCTGAGGGGAGTCATCATGTACGAGTTACATGCACCAATCATGATCCAGATAAAATACCAATCGGAATCCGGCCAAATCAACCCAAATCAACTGAGAAGGATGCTCACTGAAGTGATGCATCTTCTCAAACAAAGTGCCCAAATTCTTTCGTTCGAACCTTCAGGATCTCAAGAACACGAAATGGCTGTGGCTGCACGTGACGCTCTCTTAAACATGCAATCATAG
- the LOC134221248 gene encoding SET domain-containing protein SmydA-8 isoform X3: protein MYEAIFALRCLLLKKIDPERYAMLLEMEPLNELRQQISSLWKRNQELIVNRIRDEWKFDEFTDSEIHTACGIIEVNSFQIGQDDVFARALYPEAFYIMHDCTPNTTHTDDPKSRVLSIRLTNDLKAGDPITLSYSYTLQGTLKRRQHLFESKFFWCQCKRCSDPTEFGTNCSSIKCTKCPKGYILATDPLNQDADWKCKTCSHSMSAKIIVQLLDRLFKEMDTIDGNSVDLYEQFNTKYQNTLHPNHYLFLSTKHSLCQLYGKISGYLISEMSLQQIKHKEKICRDLLSVVDTYEPGMSRLRGVIMYELHAPIMIQIKYQSESGQINPNQLRRMLTEVMHLLKQSAQILSFEPSGSQEHEMAVAARDALLNMQS, encoded by the coding sequence ATGTACGAAGCTATTTTTGCCCTACGCTGTCTGCTGCTGAAGAAGATTGACCCGGAACGATACGCTATGCTACTGGAAATGGAACCCCTAAACGAACTGCGGCAGCAAATATCTTCGCTGTGGAAACGCAATCAAGAATTGATAGTGAATCGGATTCGTGATGAGTGGAAGTTCGACGAATTTACCGATAGTGAAATCCACACCGCGTGTGGTATAATCGAGGTCAATTCGTTCCAGATTGGGCAGGACGATGTCTTTGCTCGAGCCCTGTATCCGGAAGCGTTTTACATCATGCACGATTGCACTCCGAACACCACCCACACAGACGATCCGAAATCTCGTGTGCTATCGATAAGGCTGACCAACGACCTGAAGGCAGGCGATCCAATTACACTTTCCTATTCATACACCCTGCAAGGAACGCTAAAACGAAGGCAGCATTTGTTCGAGAGCAAGTTTTTCTGGTGCCAATGTAAACGATGCTCTGACCCTACCGAGTTTGGTACGAATTGCAGCTCCATTAAATGCACCAAATGCCCTAAAGGTTACATTCTCGCAACCGATCCACTCAATCAAGACGCGGATTGGAAATGCAAAACTTGCTCTCATAGCATGTCAGCCAAAATCATTGTTCAGCTTCTGGACAGACTTTTCAAAGAAATGGATACCATTGATGGGAACAGCGTCGACTTGTACGAACAATTCAACACCAAATATCAGAACACCTTACATCCCAACCATTACCTCTTTCTATCGACAAAGCATTCACTTTGCCAATTGTATGGTAAAATCTCCGGTTATCTCATATCCGAAATGAGTCTGCAACAAATAAAACACAAGGAAAAAATATGTCGCGATCTTCTTTCGGTGGTTGATACCTACGAGCCGGGAATGAGTCGTCTGAGGGGAGTCATCATGTACGAGTTACATGCACCAATCATGATCCAGATAAAATACCAATCGGAATCCGGCCAAATCAACCCAAATCAACTGAGAAGGATGCTCACTGAAGTGATGCATCTTCTCAAACAAAGTGCCCAAATTCTTTCGTTCGAACCTTCAGGATCTCAAGAACACGAAATGGCTGTGGCTGCACGTGACGCTCTCTTAAACATGCAATCATAG